In Microcoleus sp. FACHB-68, the following are encoded in one genomic region:
- a CDS encoding helix-turn-helix domain-containing protein, translated as MAGVSRLEITETAEELKQILARQKTATGKERVQVLYLLKTGNAPTLSQAAVMIGRHRVTAQKWIQQYQTSPIESLMEQKQSSARPRAIPSCAEKALDQKLQHEQGFNDYQEIVEWLEKSLGIKARYKTAHKLVYYRLKASPRLTRPQSIKQDKAEIEAFKKTSQST; from the coding sequence ATGGCCGGAGTATCCAGACTGGAAATTACGGAAACGGCAGAAGAACTTAAACAAATACTAGCTCGTCAAAAAACTGCCACTGGAAAAGAAAGGGTTCAAGTATTATATCTACTTAAAACCGGCAATGCACCAACCCTTTCCCAAGCAGCTGTGATGATAGGTCGCCATCGGGTGACGGCCCAAAAATGGATACAGCAGTATCAAACAAGCCCAATAGAATCATTAATGGAGCAAAAACAGTCTTCTGCAAGACCCCGCGCTATCCCATCGTGTGCAGAAAAAGCGCTTGACCAAAAATTGCAGCACGAACAAGGATTCAATGATTATCAAGAAATTGTCGAGTGGTTGGAGAAAAGTTTGGGAATTAAAGCGAGATATAAAACAGCACATAAGCTAGTTTACTATCGCCTAAAAGCCTCACCCAGACTGACTCGCCCCCAAAGTATTAAGCAAGACAAAGCCGAGATCGAGGCTTTTAAAAAAACTTCGCAGTCAACTTAG